CCTTCCTTGCGCTGCTGCTGGTGCTGCTCAACGCCATAACCGTAGCGGGCTACCTCTCCATTGAGGTGGCCAACGATCTTTACGCCGGAAACCCTATCCATCTCTTCTATCGGTTGGATTTTCACCTCTCCGGCTTGCTCGCCATGACGGTGGCCGCCATCTTCGGCATCGCGTTCCGCTCCGTCTTCGGCTGGTACGAGGCGATGCAGACCCGGAGCCGGCTCGAAAAGGAGAAGCTGCAGAGCGAGCTGCTGCTGCTAAAGGCGCAGGTTAACCCGCACTTCCTGTTCAACACCCTTAATACGATCGACTACCTGATCTACGCCGATCAGCCAAAGGCGTCGGAGTCGCTCATCAAGCTCTCCTCGCTGCTGCGCTACGTGATCTACGAAACCGTGGGCGATCAGGTGCCCCTTCAAACCGAGATTGAGCAGATGAGGGCCTACGTCGACCTGCAGCGGCTGCGCTACGGCGACCTCTCCTCCGGCATCTGCACGGTTGCGGACGATCCTTCCGGCAAGATGGTCGCCCCGATGCTCTTTATGCCCTTCATCGAGAATGCCTTCAAGCACACCGACGAGGCCGGCATACGGAAGGGGATGGCCATCGGCTTCTTTGTTGGCGCGCAGAGCCTGGAGTTTACCTGCAAGAACCATATCTCGCTCAAGGACGATCGGCATGGCGGCGGGTTTGGCCTGGAGAACGTTCGGCGTCGCCTTCAGATGCAGTATCCCCATCGCCACGAGCTGGCCATCGATCAGTCCGCAGAAGTTTTCTCCGTCACCCTAAAGCTTACCCTGCAATGACCCTACGCTGCATCACCGTTGACGACGAGCCCTTCTCGCTGGCAAAGATTAACGGCTTCATCGCCCGCGTGCCCTACCTAACGCTGGTGGCGTCCTTCTCGTCCGCCATCGAGGTGCTTCCCTACGTTAAGCAGCACCCCGTGGAGCTGCTCTTTCTGGACATCCAGATGGAGAATCTCACGGGCATCGAGCTGCTGGAGATCCTCGACCCCAAGCCGGAGGTCATCCTCACCACCGCTCACGACCAGTACGCGCTCAAGGGCTACGAGCTTAACGTGAGCGACTACCTGCTGAAGCCCTACTCCTTCGAGCGCTTCCTCAAGGCAACCGAGAAGGTGCTCGGCAGGTTGGCGCCGGCGCCGGCAGAGCGGTGCATGGACGAGTTCATCTTCCTGAAAACCGAGTATAAGCTCGAGAAGGTGCGCTTCGACGAGATCCTGTACGTCGAAAGCCGGGGGGATTACATCTACGTGGTTACGCCTAGGGTGAAGGTCCTTACGCTGATGTCGCTGAAGGGCATGGCGGAGAAGCTGCCGCTCGACAGTTTTGTTCGGGTCCATAAGTCGTACATCGTTGCGGTTGATAAGATCGACGCCATCGAGCACGGTCGCGTTCACATCCGGGGCAGCGCCATCCCCATCGGCGACATGTACCGCGAGAAGCTCTGGCAGCGGCTCTCGCTTTGAAAAAGAAATCCCCCTGTCTGGGATCAAGCCCTGACAGGGGGAGCGCATTACGCCGATGTTTTTCTGCTTATGAATTTGGACGTTTAGAAGTATAGCGAGATCCCAATATTACTTCCAAAGGTTGATTGCTTGTGCTTAAACTCTTTGTCATCTGTATCTTTTAAGGACGACTTGGTGTACGACAAGCATAAATCTATGGAAACGTAATTTGACACAAAGTAGGCAACCCCACCTCCAATGTTTACGCCACAACCGTTTAAAGTCTGCTTGTATTCGGAGTTATACATTCCCGAAGGTGTTTTTGCCTTGTTGGTAACAGATTGAAGGCCTATGCTGAGCTGTGCGAATGGTCTAATCTTGCCATCAACCGGAAAGTAGTACATGGCAGTTGGTGCAATCAGCGTAGAGGTTGACTTATTATAGTTCTCATCATCAATCTCCGTTTTGGAGCTTGTTATGTTGAAGGATAAACCAATCGCCAAATTATCCATAATGAAATAGCCCGCTGAAGGGTTGAATGAAAATGTCTTAGTGTCATATTCGTTTAGTGTTTCTCCATCGTAAACGTTCTTTGTGTTGCTACTCAAGAACTGTAAGCCTGTACTTCCGGTAATGATGTAGTTTCCCTTCGAAGTTTGCCCGTAAGAGTTTATGGATGCTATTAATGCTCCAATCAAAAATCCTAATTTTACAGTACGTTTCATTGTATTTGTTATGCTTTCCCTACTCGTATGGCTTTTCGGTGTCGCCCCGTTTTTTTAGTGGTCTCTGGCTCCTCTTAATATTTTTCAGTATGATGTGTTGATAATTCTTATTGCGTTGTTTTTCCCTATACAGGCTTTAAACCTCGATCTGTGTGGCCGTATAGCCGTAGCGTTACTTCATTCCTAGGTGCTGCTTTAGCGTGTTGTTGTTCTTTGCCGTTACTAAACTTGTGATTTCGCTAGTCTGCCCT
This window of the uncultured Acetobacteroides sp. genome carries:
- a CDS encoding histidine kinase translates to MFPLVVFYACYFWLVPAYLAKRRILTFLALLLVLLNAITVAGYLSIEVANDLYAGNPIHLFYRLDFHLSGLLAMTVAAIFGIAFRSVFGWYEAMQTRSRLEKEKLQSELLLLKAQVNPHFLFNTLNTIDYLIYADQPKASESLIKLSSLLRYVIYETVGDQVPLQTEIEQMRAYVDLQRLRYGDLSSGICTVADDPSGKMVAPMLFMPFIENAFKHTDEAGIRKGMAIGFFVGAQSLEFTCKNHISLKDDRHGGGFGLENVRRRLQMQYPHRHELAIDQSAEVFSVTLKLTLQ
- a CDS encoding LytTR family DNA-binding domain-containing protein, with protein sequence MTLRCITVDDEPFSLAKINGFIARVPYLTLVASFSSAIEVLPYVKQHPVELLFLDIQMENLTGIELLEILDPKPEVILTTAHDQYALKGYELNVSDYLLKPYSFERFLKATEKVLGRLAPAPAERCMDEFIFLKTEYKLEKVRFDEILYVESRGDYIYVVTPRVKVLTLMSLKGMAEKLPLDSFVRVHKSYIVAVDKIDAIEHGRVHIRGSAIPIGDMYREKLWQRLSL
- a CDS encoding outer membrane beta-barrel protein is translated as MKRTVKLGFLIGALIASINSYGQTSKGNYIITGSTGLQFLSSNTKNVYDGETLNEYDTKTFSFNPSAGYFIMDNLAIGLSFNITSSKTEIDDENYNKSTSTLIAPTAMYYFPVDGKIRPFAQLSIGLQSVTNKAKTPSGMYNSEYKQTLNGCGVNIGGGVAYFVSNYVSIDLCLSYTKSSLKDTDDKEFKHKQSTFGSNIGISLYF